In one Candidatus Rokuibacteriota bacterium genomic region, the following are encoded:
- a CDS encoding enoyl-CoA hydratase/isomerase family protein: protein MTVSLATDGAVARLTLERPEALNALNREVAGALEEALGRLEQSQDASVVIVSGRGRAFCAGNDITEMPTLSADEARAVSARWAAIVERVARLPQVTIAAVRGYALGGGLMLAIAQDLRIAETSARFGLPEVTLGFNPSYGIGR, encoded by the coding sequence GTGACGGTATCGCTCGCGACCGACGGCGCCGTCGCGCGGCTCACCCTGGAGCGCCCGGAGGCGCTCAACGCCCTCAATCGCGAGGTGGCGGGGGCGCTGGAGGAGGCACTCGGCCGGCTCGAGCAGTCGCAGGACGCGTCGGTCGTCATCGTCTCCGGGCGCGGGCGCGCGTTCTGCGCCGGCAACGACATCACCGAGATGCCGACGCTCTCGGCCGACGAGGCCCGCGCGGTCTCCGCGCGCTGGGCTGCGATCGTCGAGCGCGTCGCCCGGCTGCCGCAGGTCACCATCGCCGCCGTGCGCGGCTACGCCCTCGGCGGCGGCCTCATGCTCGCGATCGCCCAGGATCTGAGGATCGCCGAGACCTCGGCGCGCTTCGGGCTCCCCGAGGTGACGCTCGGCTTCAACCCGAGCTATGGCATCGGGCGG